A stretch of the Fodinicurvata sediminis DSM 21159 genome encodes the following:
- the mreD gene encoding rod shape-determining protein MreD — MKQTGFWYRLDSAARAIIPFVLTLLLVLLSLLPFNTPDYAPVVPSLAMPAVYYWAVFRPDLLPLWATFLIGLVQDLLTGVPLGTGIMMLLVVHLAVMGQRRIFTNSTFPMLWVIFALFSAIAYTLGWGLAALLMPMMPSGDPVMLQYALTVASYPCLAWLLARAQQLFLN; from the coding sequence ATGAAACAGACGGGCTTCTGGTATCGCCTCGACAGCGCAGCCCGGGCGATCATTCCTTTCGTGCTGACGTTGCTGTTGGTATTGCTCAGCCTGTTGCCATTCAACACACCGGACTATGCTCCGGTCGTGCCGTCCCTGGCGATGCCCGCAGTCTATTACTGGGCCGTGTTCCGGCCAGATCTGCTGCCCCTCTGGGCCACTTTTCTGATCGGGCTGGTGCAGGATCTCCTGACCGGCGTGCCGCTGGGCACCGGTATCATGATGCTGCTGGTCGTTCATCTGGCCGTCATGGGCCAGAGACGAATATTCACCAACTCCACCTTTCCGATGCTTTGGGTGATCTTCGCGCTCTTTTCCGCGATAGCCTATACTCTGGGGTGGGGGCTGGCTGCCCTGTTGATGCCGATGATGCCATCAGGGGACCCCGTAATGCTGCAGTATGCCCTGACCGTGGCTTCCTATCCCTGCCTGGCCTGGCTGCTGGCACGGGCGCAGCAGCTGTTCTTGAATTGA
- a CDS encoding molybdopterin-dependent oxidoreductase, with translation MTDKKTRRTATHWGVYDIETQADSIVSVHPWPLDPDPSPIGQSLDAVDGPTRVRRPAVRKGWLEGGPGQGRRGAESFVEIDWDRALDLAAGELTRVRLEHGNQAIYAGSYGWASAGRFHHAQSQVHRFMSAFGGYSRSVNSYSLAAAEVIVPHVVGYRYGDVQLASTSLNVVAEETDLMVCFGGIPLKNAQVQNGGQGQHRTGALLNQARRNGCRFVNISPIAQDLDHRLEAQWLAPRPNSDTAIMLGLAHTLVTENLHDPAFLERYCVGTVPFLAYLKGERDGQPKDADWAAEISGLAANDLRQLAREMATSRTMLNVSWSLQRAEHGEQTFWMVIVLAAMLGQIGLPGGGFALGYGAVGSVGNGAARHKQPTLPPLPNPVDSFIPVARIADMLENPGKSYSYNGQTRAYPDIRLIYWAGGNPFHHHQDLNRLAEAWQKPDTVIVNEPFWTATARHADIVLPATTPLERNDLSGSSADDFLVVMEQVLSPRNAARNDYDIFCGLAERLGFLDTFSEGRDEAAWLEKIYETFRTQSNQIPSYDTLRERGHLQFGNEQAGRVRRILFEDFRRDPDANPLPTPSGRIEIWSQRIDDFQLDDCPAHPAWMPGAEWLGAARAERFPLHLLTHQPGTRLHSQLDAGSHSRACKIQGREAVLINPEDASTRGIDDGDLVRLFNDRGACLAGARLTPEIRPGVICLPTGAWYDPEQPGEAGSLEKHGNPNVLTRDCGTSGLAQGSSAQSCLVEMERFKGDAPPVTAFLPPSLVQST, from the coding sequence ATGACGGACAAGAAGACAAGGCGCACGGCCACTCACTGGGGTGTCTACGACATCGAGACGCAGGCGGACAGCATAGTCTCGGTTCATCCCTGGCCCCTCGACCCAGACCCCTCTCCCATCGGGCAGTCCCTCGATGCCGTCGATGGACCGACCCGCGTGCGGCGCCCCGCTGTCCGCAAGGGCTGGCTGGAAGGCGGCCCCGGACAGGGGCGCCGCGGGGCCGAAAGCTTCGTGGAGATCGATTGGGACAGGGCGCTCGACCTTGCTGCCGGCGAATTGACCCGGGTGCGCCTGGAACACGGCAACCAGGCCATCTACGCGGGCTCTTATGGCTGGGCCTCGGCCGGTCGCTTTCATCATGCGCAAAGTCAGGTCCATCGCTTCATGTCTGCCTTTGGTGGCTACAGCCGCTCGGTCAACAGCTATTCTCTGGCTGCCGCCGAAGTGATCGTTCCGCACGTTGTCGGATATCGCTATGGGGATGTGCAGCTTGCCTCCACCTCGCTGAACGTCGTGGCCGAGGAAACGGACCTGATGGTCTGCTTTGGCGGCATCCCCTTGAAGAACGCCCAGGTCCAGAATGGCGGACAGGGACAACACCGCACAGGTGCATTGCTGAACCAAGCCCGGCGCAATGGCTGCCGTTTCGTCAACATTTCGCCCATCGCGCAGGATCTGGACCATAGGCTCGAGGCACAGTGGCTGGCGCCGCGGCCCAACAGCGATACGGCCATCATGCTGGGACTGGCCCACACACTGGTCACGGAAAACCTCCATGATCCGGCATTTCTGGAGCGCTATTGCGTCGGCACCGTGCCCTTCCTTGCCTACTTGAAAGGTGAACGGGACGGGCAGCCCAAGGACGCCGATTGGGCGGCCGAGATCAGCGGGCTGGCCGCAAACGATCTGCGCCAGCTTGCCCGCGAGATGGCCACCTCGCGCACCATGCTGAACGTCAGCTGGAGCCTGCAACGGGCCGAGCACGGTGAGCAGACCTTCTGGATGGTGATCGTCCTGGCCGCCATGCTGGGCCAGATCGGCTTGCCGGGCGGCGGTTTCGCCCTGGGATACGGCGCGGTTGGATCCGTGGGAAACGGCGCGGCACGGCACAAGCAGCCGACCCTGCCCCCCTTGCCCAACCCCGTGGACAGCTTCATTCCCGTAGCCCGCATTGCGGACATGCTGGAAAACCCGGGCAAGTCCTACAGCTACAATGGACAGACCCGCGCGTATCCGGACATTCGCCTGATCTACTGGGCTGGAGGCAATCCCTTCCATCACCATCAGGATCTCAACCGCCTGGCGGAAGCATGGCAGAAACCCGACACGGTCATCGTCAATGAGCCTTTCTGGACCGCGACCGCCCGCCATGCGGACATTGTACTGCCGGCGACAACACCACTCGAGCGTAACGACCTGAGTGGATCGTCGGCGGACGACTTCCTGGTGGTCATGGAACAGGTCCTGAGCCCTCGCAATGCGGCGCGGAACGATTACGACATCTTTTGTGGCCTGGCCGAGCGATTGGGATTCTTGGACACATTCAGCGAAGGCCGCGACGAAGCTGCATGGCTGGAAAAGATCTACGAGACCTTTCGCACGCAATCCAACCAGATACCCAGCTACGATACCTTGCGCGAGCGGGGCCACCTTCAGTTCGGCAACGAACAGGCCGGCCGTGTCCGCCGCATCCTGTTCGAGGACTTCCGCAGGGATCCCGATGCCAACCCCCTGCCCACACCTTCGGGCCGCATAGAGATCTGGTCACAGCGCATAGATGACTTCCAGCTGGACGATTGTCCGGCGCATCCCGCCTGGATGCCCGGAGCGGAGTGGCTGGGCGCCGCGCGCGCGGAACGCTTCCCGCTGCATCTGCTGACCCATCAGCCGGGAACACGGCTTCACAGCCAACTGGATGCGGGGTCACACAGCCGCGCCTGCAAGATACAGGGGCGCGAAGCCGTGCTGATCAATCCAGAGGATGCCAGCACCCGCGGAATTGACGATGGTGACCTGGTCAGGCTGTTCAACGATCGCGGCGCCTGCCTGGCCGGCGCCAGGCTCACACCCGAGATTCGCCCCGGCGTCATCTGCCTGCCCACAGGAGCATGGTATGATCCGGAGCAGCCAGGTGAAGCAGGCAGCCTGGAAAAACACGGAAACCCCAATGTCCTCACCCGGGATTGCGGAACCTCTGGGCTTGCCCAGGGCAGCAGTGCGCAGAGCTGTCTTGTGGAAATGGAACGATTCAAGGGTGATGCGCCGCCCGTCACCGCCTTCTTACCACCGTCCCTGGTACAGTCCACCTGA
- a CDS encoding DUF481 domain-containing protein: MDNGDRISGEVIAIEDDILVLETGYSGRVRIDTTRIERLSDTDENVARNWGRHWEKEHPSAPLHSSKDASEEKPAGRTEKQEEAESPWSGTLEIGFAAVEAANTRQEYLVDVENSWAVDDDRLDLNAELRHERAKGDTLVDKQHIGTAYNRYLSERFFIAPGIRYRRDSVADLERRITTVMQAGYDVFDSERQSLSFQAGPGYLRERIEGDGVYEDFLATWGVDYDRRLSNLIEGVSFFHEQSGATGVYGDTGRLLFDMETGLRYKIFGDLYLAGIMELELDSAPRGRADQFERTLRLRLGYKW, translated from the coding sequence TTGGACAATGGCGATCGCATCAGCGGCGAGGTGATCGCGATAGAGGACGACATACTGGTATTGGAAACCGGCTATTCCGGCAGAGTGAGGATCGATACAACCCGGATCGAACGTCTGAGTGACACGGATGAGAACGTTGCCCGGAATTGGGGCCGGCATTGGGAGAAGGAGCACCCGAGCGCGCCCTTACATTCAAGCAAGGATGCAAGTGAAGAGAAGCCGGCTGGCAGAACCGAAAAGCAGGAAGAAGCGGAGTCTCCCTGGAGCGGGACGCTGGAGATCGGCTTTGCCGCAGTGGAGGCAGCGAACACGCGCCAGGAGTATCTCGTGGACGTGGAGAATTCCTGGGCCGTGGATGACGATCGCCTGGACCTGAACGCGGAGCTGCGCCACGAACGTGCCAAGGGAGATACGCTTGTGGACAAGCAGCATATTGGAACAGCCTATAATCGCTACCTGAGCGAACGTTTCTTTATCGCGCCGGGCATTCGGTACCGACGGGACTCCGTTGCGGATCTGGAGCGCCGTATCACAACTGTCATGCAGGCCGGCTATGACGTTTTCGACAGTGAACGGCAGAGCCTGAGCTTTCAGGCGGGTCCCGGATATCTCCGCGAGCGGATCGAGGGCGATGGTGTGTACGAGGACTTCCTTGCAACCTGGGGCGTTGACTATGATCGGCGCTTGTCCAACCTGATCGAAGGCGTGTCCTTTTTCCATGAGCAGAGCGGCGCTACGGGTGTCTATGGAGACACGGGGCGTTTGCTGTTCGATATGGAAACAGGTTTGCGCTACAAGATTTTCGGCGACCTTTACCTGGCCGGGATTATGGAACTCGAGTTGGACAGCGCGCCGCGCGGAAGGGCAGATCAGTTCGAACGCACGCTGAGACTCCGTTTGGGCTATAAGTGGTAA
- a CDS encoding UUP1 family membrane protein: MRRLHLYFLVFLLVITGLGIFAWKSQVLDFPILPSQRAESWRFEIRADLELDGEPAIFSTYVPQTQGRFGITDETYLSSGFGLTRTTDNLGNELAVWSVRDRSGPATLIYQADIYRFSTAMSSENPEDLNAVLEIGREEIDATERVALEQFVDSLEQGSADTETFLAQLISRLNAEDPQDYEVLLLGNNGPSLLRKSEVAQRALRMYNIPARAVHGVELGDIDREAELYHWVEILMDGEWREYSLEGPDTPLPENLLPLWRGVTPQMQLSGAELSNLTLSFAEQSRPRISLANLNTELEDSFVGKLTFYQLPVDTQAVYRLLMLVPLGALVIVILRQVVGLKTFGTFMPVLIALAFRETQLVTGLLMFSGLVAVGLFFRFYFERLKLLFVPRLSAVLTVVILIMAVASTALETVRLGMGLSIALFPIVILAMTIERMSIVWEEYGPFESIKEGLGSGLAAVIAYFVMNIWEVEHLLFTFPELLLVILALMLLFGRYTGYRLIELYRFRSLMKRKSS; the protein is encoded by the coding sequence GTGAGACGCCTGCATCTCTATTTCCTGGTCTTCCTTCTGGTCATTACAGGGCTGGGGATCTTTGCCTGGAAGTCCCAGGTCCTCGACTTCCCGATCCTGCCTTCACAGCGTGCCGAATCCTGGCGTTTCGAGATCCGGGCCGACCTCGAGCTAGATGGTGAGCCAGCCATCTTCTCGACCTATGTGCCGCAAACCCAGGGGCGTTTTGGGATCACCGACGAGACCTATCTGTCCAGCGGTTTCGGACTGACACGGACCACGGACAATCTGGGGAATGAACTTGCGGTGTGGTCGGTGCGCGACCGCTCAGGTCCCGCAACCTTGATCTATCAGGCCGATATCTACCGCTTCTCCACAGCGATGAGCAGCGAAAATCCGGAAGATCTGAACGCTGTTCTGGAGATTGGGCGGGAGGAAATTGATGCGACCGAGCGCGTCGCCCTGGAACAGTTCGTGGACAGCCTGGAACAAGGCTCGGCCGATACGGAAACCTTTCTCGCGCAGCTAATCAGTCGCTTGAATGCAGAGGATCCCCAGGATTACGAAGTGCTTCTGCTTGGCAACAATGGCCCCTCGCTGTTGCGCAAGTCCGAGGTCGCCCAGAGGGCACTGCGCATGTACAACATCCCCGCACGCGCCGTGCACGGTGTGGAGCTGGGGGATATCGATCGTGAAGCGGAACTCTATCACTGGGTCGAGATCCTGATGGATGGTGAATGGCGCGAGTATTCACTGGAAGGACCCGACACGCCTCTACCTGAAAACCTTTTGCCTCTTTGGCGGGGCGTGACGCCCCAGATGCAGTTGAGTGGTGCCGAGCTCAGCAACCTGACTCTCTCCTTTGCAGAGCAGTCACGTCCGCGCATTTCGCTTGCCAACCTGAACACGGAACTGGAAGACAGCTTCGTTGGAAAACTGACCTTCTACCAGTTGCCTGTGGACACCCAGGCCGTTTATCGCCTGCTAATGCTGGTTCCACTTGGGGCTCTGGTGATCGTCATCCTGCGCCAGGTGGTGGGACTCAAGACATTCGGCACCTTCATGCCGGTGCTGATCGCTCTGGCCTTCCGGGAAACCCAGCTGGTTACAGGACTGCTCATGTTCTCCGGTCTGGTGGCCGTCGGCCTGTTCTTCCGGTTTTACTTCGAACGCCTGAAACTGCTGTTCGTGCCCAGGCTGTCAGCGGTGCTGACCGTGGTGATCCTGATCATGGCGGTGGCCAGTACGGCACTGGAAACCGTGCGGTTGGGCATGGGGCTGTCCATTGCCCTCTTCCCCATTGTCATCCTGGCGATGACCATCGAGCGCATGTCCATTGTCTGGGAGGAGTACGGGCCCTTCGAAAGCATCAAGGAGGGCTTGGGAAGCGGTCTGGCCGCTGTCATCGCCTACTTCGTCATGAACATCTGGGAGGTTGAACATCTGCTGTTCACATTCCCTGAACTTCTGCTGGTGATTCTTGCCCTGATGCTGCTGTTCGGGCGTTACACAGGCTATCGGCTGATCGAGCTTTACCGTTTTCGAAGCCTGATGAAGCGGAAGTCGTCATGA
- the mrdA gene encoding penicillin-binding protein 2: MSRARTEEQNRQKSFTRRALLLGSAKAALLSVLGARLYYLQVVDAERYRLLAEDNRISMRLSAPRRGRIVDRNGIPLAVNRQNYQVHMVAEQAQDVDRTLDALTHIIHLDREDRARVKRDIAARRSFVPVQVKDNLTWDQVSRIAVNSVELPGVFVEAGQSRHYPYGPTLAHIVGYVGAVSEQDLTGDPVLELPGFRIGKNGVEKVHDEELRGRAGNTQVEVNAVGRVMQQISRVEGQPGHDVELTLDMGLQNYAHQRLIGERSASAVVMDAITGDVLSLVSVPSYDPSAFTRGLSSSEWRSLIEDPLSPLSNKAISGQYAPGSTFKMVVSLAAMEHHIGPQEEVYCPGYMDLGNHRFHCWRRGGHGRMHMRDALKQSCDVYFYDIAKRLGIDAIASMARRMGFGQTVGIDLPSERTGLMPTEDWKLANIGERWQGGETLIQAIGQGYMLATPLQLAVMTARLVNGGKAIRPHVTRRIVGVENITEEVKEESPDLGLMPLQVKSILDAMDAVCNERRGTAYSARIHLPGWEMGGKTGTSQVRRITASERAAGIVRNEDLPWRRRDHALFVGYAPVHNPRYVCSVVVEHGGGGGSVAAPIARDLLIETQRRDPMDAMPPSPLAGLKE, from the coding sequence ATGAGCAGAGCTCGCACCGAGGAACAGAATCGGCAGAAGTCCTTCACGCGCCGCGCCCTGCTTCTGGGCAGCGCGAAGGCCGCCCTGTTGTCTGTTCTGGGCGCACGCCTCTATTACCTGCAAGTGGTCGATGCCGAGCGCTATCGCCTGTTGGCCGAGGACAACCGCATTTCCATGCGCCTCAGCGCACCACGACGGGGACGGATCGTTGACCGCAACGGAATCCCGCTGGCCGTCAACCGGCAGAACTATCAGGTTCATATGGTTGCCGAGCAGGCACAGGACGTGGACCGGACCCTGGACGCGCTGACCCATATCATTCACCTGGATAGGGAAGATCGTGCCCGCGTGAAGCGGGATATTGCCGCGCGCCGCTCCTTCGTTCCGGTGCAGGTGAAGGACAACCTGACCTGGGATCAGGTCAGCCGGATCGCCGTCAACTCGGTGGAGCTGCCGGGTGTCTTTGTGGAAGCCGGGCAGAGTCGCCACTACCCTTACGGACCGACCCTGGCGCATATCGTCGGTTATGTCGGCGCGGTCAGCGAACAGGACCTGACAGGCGATCCCGTTCTGGAACTGCCGGGTTTTCGGATCGGCAAGAATGGCGTCGAGAAGGTTCATGACGAGGAGCTGCGCGGCCGGGCCGGCAACACCCAGGTGGAGGTCAACGCCGTCGGTCGTGTGATGCAGCAGATTTCGCGCGTCGAGGGGCAACCCGGTCACGATGTTGAGCTGACGCTGGACATGGGACTTCAGAACTATGCGCACCAGCGCCTGATCGGCGAGCGCAGTGCCAGCGCAGTCGTGATGGATGCCATTACAGGGGATGTATTGTCCCTCGTTTCGGTGCCCAGTTACGATCCTTCTGCCTTCACGCGCGGGCTGTCTTCCTCGGAATGGCGCAGCCTGATAGAGGACCCCCTCTCGCCCTTGAGCAACAAGGCGATATCCGGTCAATACGCACCAGGCTCGACCTTCAAGATGGTGGTGAGTCTGGCGGCCATGGAGCATCACATAGGGCCTCAGGAGGAGGTTTACTGTCCCGGCTATATGGATCTGGGCAATCACCGTTTCCATTGCTGGCGGCGTGGCGGTCACGGGCGAATGCATATGCGCGATGCGCTCAAGCAGTCCTGTGACGTATATTTCTACGATATTGCCAAGCGTCTGGGGATCGATGCCATTGCTTCCATGGCGCGGCGCATGGGTTTTGGCCAGACCGTGGGCATTGACCTGCCGAGCGAGCGAACAGGCTTGATGCCGACGGAAGACTGGAAGCTGGCCAACATCGGAGAGCGCTGGCAAGGCGGCGAAACCCTGATCCAGGCCATTGGCCAGGGCTACATGCTGGCAACGCCGCTGCAATTGGCCGTGATGACGGCGCGCCTGGTCAATGGCGGAAAGGCCATTCGTCCACATGTCACGCGCCGCATCGTGGGCGTCGAGAACATCACCGAGGAGGTCAAGGAGGAATCGCCGGACCTTGGGCTCATGCCCCTGCAGGTGAAGTCGATCCTGGATGCCATGGATGCTGTCTGTAACGAGCGGCGCGGTACGGCCTACTCGGCTCGTATCCACCTGCCGGGCTGGGAAATGGGGGGGAAGACCGGAACCTCCCAGGTGCGTCGCATCACGGCCTCCGAGCGTGCAGCTGGCATCGTGCGCAACGAGGACCTGCCCTGGCGCCGGCGGGATCACGCCCTCTTCGTCGGATACGCACCCGTCCACAATCCACGCTATGTCTGTTCCGTGGTGGTCGAGCACGGTGGCGGTGGCGGCTCCGTCGCCGCACCCATCGCACGTGACCTGCTGATCGAGACGCAGCGGCGCGATCCCATGGATGCCATGCCGCCTTCGCCCTTGGCCGGTCTGAAGGAATAG
- a CDS encoding ATP-dependent zinc protease family protein, with the protein MISIDWRKSALLGFFILSATLLGVSPGLADDEEKEDWYKVRLFGYVEPIVLVEGNIQMQARLDTGAETTSLHATDIETFEKDDEEWVRFTTEGDDGKNAEYEREVLHTVKIVGEENSRPVIMMDVCLGNLQKTVEVNLNDRSELTYSALIGRNFMQPGILVNGSEKNTSTPDCDLAVPE; encoded by the coding sequence ATGATCTCAATAGACTGGCGCAAGAGTGCCCTTCTGGGCTTTTTTATTCTGAGTGCGACGCTTCTCGGAGTGAGTCCCGGATTGGCGGACGACGAAGAGAAGGAGGACTGGTACAAGGTCCGCCTGTTCGGCTATGTGGAGCCGATTGTCCTGGTGGAGGGCAATATTCAAATGCAGGCGCGGCTGGATACCGGAGCTGAAACGACTTCTTTGCACGCCACGGATATCGAGACTTTCGAAAAGGATGATGAAGAGTGGGTGCGCTTCACCACGGAGGGCGACGACGGCAAGAACGCCGAGTACGAACGAGAGGTTCTGCACACAGTGAAGATTGTCGGAGAGGAGAACTCGCGTCCGGTCATCATGATGGACGTTTGTCTGGGGAACCTGCAGAAAACTGTGGAAGTCAATCTGAACGATCGCTCCGAGCTGACGTATTCGGCCCTGATCGGGCGTAACTTCATGCAGCCGGGTATCCTCGTGAATGGCAGCGAGAAGAATACAAGCACCCCTGACTGTGACCTTGCGGTGCCCGAGTGA
- the rodA gene encoding rod shape-determining protein RodA: MTGYNLSFRRTPSMSLLQKLLQVNWAVVLLICALAGVGAGMLYSAANASMEPWAERHLIRFAVLFVLLIAIALTDIRIWFRFAYPAYFITLILLVAVEFKGTVGMGAQRWIDLGVIQLQPSEVMKVTLVLALARYFHSLSLEDVRRPLYLLFPLFLVLAPAGLVLKQPDLGTATMLVLAGGALFLLAGVRLWKFLLVAVATGAILPVAWNSLHQYQKNRVLTFLDPSSDPLGAGYHITQSKIALGSGGVFGRGFLEGTQSHLNFLPEKQTDFIFTMLAEEFGMVGAMGLIGLYLLVFLYGFAVALTSSNHFGRLLALGLTVNLFFYVFINMAMVMGLLPVVGIPLPLVSYGGTAMLTAMTSFGLILCVRVHKDISIPRRGLQGEVV; the protein is encoded by the coding sequence ATGACGGGATACAATCTCAGCTTCCGGCGTACGCCGTCCATGTCTCTGTTGCAGAAACTGCTTCAGGTCAACTGGGCCGTGGTCTTGCTGATCTGTGCGCTGGCCGGCGTCGGTGCCGGGATGCTCTATTCGGCAGCAAATGCTAGCATGGAGCCTTGGGCTGAGCGTCATCTCATCCGTTTCGCCGTCCTGTTCGTTCTTCTGATCGCCATTGCCCTGACCGACATTCGCATCTGGTTCAGGTTCGCCTATCCGGCCTATTTCATTACGCTGATTCTTCTGGTCGCCGTGGAATTCAAGGGCACCGTTGGCATGGGGGCCCAGCGCTGGATCGACCTGGGCGTGATCCAGTTGCAGCCTTCCGAGGTCATGAAGGTGACGCTGGTCCTGGCGCTGGCCCGCTACTTCCACAGCCTCTCCCTGGAGGATGTGCGCCGTCCACTCTATCTGCTGTTTCCGCTGTTCCTGGTGCTGGCACCGGCCGGCTTGGTCCTGAAACAGCCGGACCTGGGCACGGCCACCATGCTGGTGCTGGCTGGTGGGGCGCTTTTCCTGCTGGCGGGGGTGCGCTTGTGGAAGTTCCTGCTGGTTGCTGTGGCGACTGGTGCAATCCTGCCGGTGGCATGGAATTCCCTGCACCAGTACCAGAAGAACCGGGTCCTTACCTTTCTGGATCCCTCAAGTGATCCTTTGGGGGCCGGTTATCACATCACGCAGTCGAAGATTGCGCTGGGTTCGGGAGGTGTTTTCGGGCGTGGTTTCCTGGAGGGCACACAGAGCCATCTGAATTTCCTGCCCGAGAAGCAGACTGACTTCATCTTCACCATGCTGGCCGAGGAATTCGGCATGGTGGGTGCCATGGGTCTGATCGGCCTGTATCTCCTGGTGTTCCTCTACGGATTTGCCGTGGCTCTGACCAGCAGTAACCATTTCGGACGCCTGTTGGCCCTGGGACTGACCGTCAACCTGTTCTTCTATGTCTTCATCAACATGGCGATGGTGATGGGTCTGCTGCCTGTGGTCGGCATCCCGCTGCCCCTGGTGTCCTATGGCGGAACGGCAATGTTGACCGCCATGACTTCCTTTGGCCTGATCCTCTGTGTACGCGTACACAAGGACATCAGTATTCCGCGCCGCGGGCTTCAGGGGGAAGTTGTCTAG
- a CDS encoding alpha-L-glutamate ligase-like protein codes for MIGLARRMKKAGLLGINARNASYQMLLNDRRRYPLVDDKVKTKRLAEEAGLAVPELYALVAAHWQVKRFEQLLEGRERFVIKPAQGSQGNGIMVIDSRMHHGWRKADGTMITDEDLHYHLVNILSGMYSLAGQPDEAMVEYRVDFDSVFDQVTYQGVPDLRVIVYRGVPAMGMLRLPTRASDGKANLHKGGVGVGIDLTTGMTCGGMLFDNPITLHPDTGHALEGLQVPGWQNILRLSARCADLTGFGYLGVDVVLDRKRGPLILELNARPGLAIQIANRTGLELPFARIDAMDPEACSLEDRLDMARQLQPEAAAEGGSA; via the coding sequence ATGATCGGGCTGGCTCGCCGCATGAAGAAGGCTGGCTTGCTGGGCATCAATGCCCGCAATGCTTCCTATCAGATGCTGCTGAACGACCGGCGGCGTTATCCGCTGGTCGACGACAAGGTAAAGACCAAGAGGCTGGCGGAAGAGGCCGGTTTGGCGGTTCCCGAACTCTATGCGCTGGTGGCGGCACACTGGCAGGTGAAGCGGTTCGAGCAGTTGCTTGAAGGCCGCGAGCGGTTTGTCATCAAGCCGGCCCAGGGTTCCCAGGGCAATGGCATAATGGTGATCGATTCCCGGATGCACCACGGCTGGCGCAAGGCCGATGGCACCATGATCACTGATGAGGATCTGCATTATCACCTGGTGAACATCCTTAGCGGAATGTACAGCTTGGCCGGCCAACCGGATGAGGCCATGGTGGAGTATCGGGTGGATTTCGATTCCGTTTTCGACCAGGTGACCTATCAAGGTGTGCCGGACCTGCGCGTCATTGTCTATCGCGGAGTCCCCGCCATGGGGATGTTGCGGCTGCCGACCCGGGCTTCCGACGGCAAGGCAAACCTCCACAAGGGGGGTGTGGGGGTCGGAATCGACCTGACCACCGGCATGACCTGTGGGGGTATGCTCTTTGACAATCCCATCACCCTGCATCCTGATACGGGTCATGCATTGGAGGGGCTCCAGGTTCCCGGCTGGCAGAATATACTGCGTCTCTCGGCGCGCTGTGCAGACCTGACCGGGTTCGGATACTTGGGAGTCGACGTGGTCCTGGACCGCAAGCGGGGACCTCTGATTCTCGAACTCAATGCACGGCCAGGACTGGCAATCCAGATCGCCAATCGAACAGGGCTGGAACTTCCCTTTGCACGGATCGATGCAATGGATCCGGAGGCATGCAGCCTGGAAGATCGCCTGGACATGGCGCGTCAGTTGCAACCCGAAGCGGCTGCGGAGGGCGGATCAGCCTGA
- a CDS encoding 5-formyltetrahydrofolate cyclo-ligase — MEDKELKAWRKGKRRELLEARSALDRETRRQYGARIHRQLKDLLGDVSGHCVGAYWPFRGEFNVHPLLEELQASGTSLALPVVVEKAEPLEFWSWQPGAPLGRGVWDIPIPAERNPVSPDILLVPLVGHDDEGYRLGYGGGYYDRTLAQYKRKPLAIGIGYSLGQLDTIHPQDFDIPMSRIVTESSG, encoded by the coding sequence ATGGAGGACAAGGAACTCAAGGCCTGGCGCAAGGGTAAACGCCGTGAACTTTTGGAGGCACGCAGTGCCCTGGACCGTGAGACACGGCGGCAATACGGGGCGCGGATCCATCGTCAGCTGAAGGACCTCCTGGGCGATGTCTCTGGCCATTGTGTGGGTGCATACTGGCCTTTCCGCGGTGAATTCAATGTTCACCCCCTGCTGGAAGAGCTCCAGGCCAGCGGCACAAGCCTGGCCCTTCCTGTAGTGGTAGAGAAAGCCGAACCATTGGAATTCTGGAGCTGGCAGCCAGGCGCTCCTCTTGGACGCGGGGTCTGGGACATTCCCATTCCGGCCGAGCGCAATCCGGTTTCGCCGGATATCCTGCTGGTACCCCTGGTAGGCCACGACGACGAAGGGTATAGGCTGGGATACGGAGGGGGCTACTACGACAGGACGCTGGCTCAGTACAAGCGCAAGCCGCTCGCGATCGGGATCGGGTACAGTCTTGGTCAGCTGGACACCATCCATCCCCAGGATTTCGACATTCCAATGAGCCGGATCGTCACCGAGAGCTCAGGCTGA